From the genome of Geothrix sp. 21YS21S-4, one region includes:
- a CDS encoding ATP-binding protein gives MTPSGPLPDIPPSDLAMGQTGGPPLQPLSTTWQAPDFRALFEAAPAMYMVLDPAFRIVSVSDAYASGTLIQRNSVVGRGLFEVFPDNPDDPNTQGVRNLRVSLQRVLQTGQSDPMPIQKYDVRKPEAEGGAFETRYWSCANTPVRDAEGRLAWIIHRAEDVTEFLRRQEQPAALEGAQPDAASQREMQVEAEVMLRAQEVADASAQLKLANEELARLYAKMQELDDLKTQFFSNVSHELRTPLTLVLAPVAQRLADPSLESGLRADLERIYRNAQVLLGHVNDLLDVAKVDAGHMSILRSRADVAKLVRLECARFESLAAGRRTHFEVDVPAELTAEIDPEKLRRILANLLANAFKFTPSDGQVTVTLAAQGDQLLLEVRDSGPGIPEAMRGAVFDRFRQVDGGSARQAGGTGLGLAIVKEFVLLHGGSVTLDQGPEGGARFLVSLPLRAPEGTQIQAAVETPESVVPLLLSGPETADPSTAQVLPEDAPMILLVEDHADLRDLLATTLGRTYRVTVASHGQEGLDLARQIQPDLILTDVMMPGMTGDRLLDILRQDPHFQDTPIILLTARVDDELSLRVLQRGATDFLCKPFQFDELLARVATHLGTRRRNQAALRSSSEMLARTSRLAKVGGWEFEIATGQGTWTGEVARIHDLDPDEPTSAARGLSFFHGEHRLAMEQAVREAIELGRPYDLEAELVTARGITKWVRSQGEPVLEGGRVIRLQGSIQDITDRKEAEAEIRRLNADLERRVEERTRELQAANTEMEAFSYAVSHDLRAPLRAMGGFSQALEEDFGDLLPDEAKGYLAQIALGSQRMGELIDGLLVLSRISRGEVQKMDVDLSELAERVGRELEQGEPGRNVTWRIEPGLQAQGDPRMLEALLRNLLGNAWKYTARTAAPEIRFEAVEEEEKPVLKVSDNGAGFNMAYAAKLFKPFQRLHRQDEFPGLGIGLATVQRIVHRHGGSIWAESQPGQGATFLFTLPGVSPS, from the coding sequence GCAGGCACCTGATTTCCGGGCCCTGTTCGAGGCGGCCCCCGCCATGTACATGGTTTTGGATCCCGCGTTCCGAATCGTGTCGGTCAGCGACGCCTATGCCTCGGGCACCCTGATCCAGCGCAACTCCGTCGTGGGCCGCGGACTGTTCGAGGTGTTCCCCGACAACCCCGACGACCCCAACACCCAGGGCGTCCGCAACCTTCGCGTCTCCCTCCAGCGGGTCCTGCAGACGGGACAATCGGACCCCATGCCCATCCAGAAGTACGACGTCCGCAAGCCAGAGGCCGAAGGAGGGGCGTTCGAGACCCGCTACTGGAGCTGCGCCAACACCCCGGTGCGCGACGCCGAAGGCCGGCTGGCGTGGATCATCCACCGGGCCGAGGACGTCACCGAATTCCTGCGCAGGCAGGAGCAGCCTGCGGCCCTCGAAGGAGCCCAACCCGACGCCGCGAGTCAGCGGGAAATGCAGGTGGAAGCCGAGGTCATGCTCCGCGCCCAGGAGGTGGCCGACGCCAGCGCCCAGCTCAAGCTCGCCAACGAGGAGCTGGCCCGCCTCTACGCGAAGATGCAGGAACTGGACGACCTCAAGACCCAGTTCTTCTCCAACGTCAGCCATGAATTGCGGACGCCCCTGACCCTGGTCCTGGCTCCCGTGGCCCAGCGCCTCGCCGACCCCTCGCTTGAATCGGGGCTGCGGGCCGATCTGGAGCGGATCTACCGCAATGCCCAGGTGCTCCTGGGCCACGTGAACGACCTTCTGGACGTGGCCAAAGTGGACGCGGGCCACATGAGCATCCTGCGGTCGCGGGCCGACGTGGCGAAGCTGGTCCGGCTCGAATGCGCCCGTTTCGAAAGCCTGGCCGCCGGCCGGAGGACGCACTTCGAGGTCGATGTTCCTGCGGAATTGACGGCCGAGATCGATCCCGAGAAGCTCCGGCGGATCCTGGCCAACCTCCTGGCCAACGCGTTCAAGTTCACGCCCAGCGACGGCCAGGTCACCGTGACCCTCGCCGCCCAAGGGGACCAGCTCCTCCTGGAGGTCCGGGACAGCGGACCGGGCATCCCCGAGGCGATGCGGGGGGCCGTTTTCGATCGGTTCCGGCAGGTGGACGGCGGCTCCGCGCGGCAGGCCGGCGGGACCGGCCTGGGACTGGCGATCGTCAAGGAATTCGTCCTGCTCCACGGGGGCAGCGTCACCCTGGATCAAGGCCCCGAAGGCGGCGCCCGCTTCCTGGTGAGCCTGCCCCTGCGCGCGCCCGAAGGGACGCAGATCCAGGCCGCCGTCGAAACACCCGAGTCGGTGGTGCCCCTTCTCCTGTCGGGTCCGGAGACAGCGGATCCCTCGACGGCCCAGGTCCTCCCGGAGGATGCGCCCATGATCCTCCTCGTGGAGGACCACGCGGACCTGCGGGATCTGCTCGCCACCACCCTGGGGCGCACCTACCGCGTCACGGTAGCGAGCCACGGGCAGGAAGGGCTGGACCTCGCCCGCCAGATCCAGCCCGACCTCATCCTGACCGACGTGATGATGCCCGGAATGACGGGCGACCGGCTGCTCGACATCCTCCGCCAGGACCCCCACTTCCAGGACACCCCGATCATCCTCCTGACGGCCCGGGTGGATGACGAGCTGTCGCTGAGGGTCCTGCAGCGCGGCGCCACGGATTTCCTGTGCAAGCCTTTCCAGTTCGACGAGCTGCTGGCGCGGGTGGCCACCCATCTGGGAACCCGCCGCCGGAACCAGGCCGCCCTCCGGTCCAGTTCGGAGATGCTGGCCCGCACCAGCCGCCTGGCGAAGGTGGGCGGCTGGGAGTTCGAGATCGCCACCGGGCAGGGCACCTGGACGGGCGAAGTCGCGCGGATCCACGACCTGGATCCCGACGAGCCCACCTCCGCGGCGCGGGGGCTCAGCTTCTTCCACGGCGAACATCGGCTCGCCATGGAGCAGGCGGTGCGGGAAGCCATCGAGCTGGGCCGCCCCTACGACCTGGAAGCGGAACTGGTGACCGCCCGGGGGATCACCAAATGGGTGCGCAGCCAGGGCGAACCCGTCCTCGAAGGGGGGCGCGTGATCCGCCTCCAAGGGTCCATCCAGGACATCACCGATCGGAAGGAAGCCGAGGCCGAGATCCGTCGGCTGAACGCGGACCTGGAGCGCCGCGTGGAAGAGCGCACCCGGGAGCTGCAGGCCGCCAACACCGAGATGGAGGCCTTCTCCTACGCGGTCTCCCACGACCTGCGCGCCCCGCTGAGGGCGATGGGCGGGTTCAGCCAGGCCCTGGAGGAGGATTTCGGCGACCTCCTGCCCGACGAGGCCAAGGGCTACCTGGCCCAGATCGCCCTGGGGAGCCAGCGGATGGGGGAACTCATCGACGGATTGCTGGTGCTGTCCCGGATCAGCCGCGGGGAGGTCCAAAAGATGGACGTGGATCTCAGCGAGCTGGCGGAGCGCGTGGGACGGGAACTTGAACAGGGGGAACCCGGCCGGAACGTGACCTGGCGCATCGAACCCGGCCTCCAGGCCCAGGGCGATCCGCGGATGCTGGAGGCCCTTCTGAGGAACCTCCTGGGGAACGCCTGGAAGTACACCGCCCGCACCGCCGCGCCGGAAATCCGGTTCGAGGCCGTCGAGGAAGAGGAAAAGCCCGTCCTGAAGGTTTCCGACAACGGAGCGGGGTTCAACATGGCCTACGCGGCCAAGCTGTTCAAACCCTTCCAGCGGCTCCATCGCCAGGACGAGTTCCCGGGCCTGGGCATCGGGCTGGCGACGGTCCAGCGCATCGTCCACCGGCATGGCGGAAGCATCTGGGCGGAATCTCAACCGGGCCAGGGCGCGACGTTCCTGTTCACCCTTCCCGGCGTTTCTCCGTCTTAA
- a CDS encoding response regulator, translating to MNPQGILLVEDNPQDELLTLRSLKRVNLANAVEVVRDGQDALDYLFHQGSYGAGPVLPLPAVVLLDLGLPRVGGLDVLKRIRADARTRHLPVVILTSSPEEQDRLRSYLGGANSFVRKPIDFTEFAETVARLGVYWMAVNQAPLQEAL from the coding sequence ATGAACCCCCAAGGCATCCTGCTGGTGGAAGACAATCCCCAAGACGAGTTGCTGACCCTCCGCTCCCTGAAGCGGGTGAACCTGGCCAATGCGGTGGAAGTGGTGCGCGACGGGCAGGACGCCCTGGATTACCTGTTCCACCAGGGCTCCTATGGCGCGGGGCCGGTCCTGCCCCTGCCGGCGGTCGTCCTTCTCGACCTCGGCCTCCCCCGGGTGGGGGGGCTGGACGTCCTCAAGCGGATCCGCGCCGACGCCCGGACGCGCCATCTTCCGGTGGTGATCCTTACGTCCTCCCCGGAGGAGCAGGACCGCCTCCGCAGCTACCTGGGCGGGGCCAACAGCTTCGTCCGGAAACCCATCGACTTCACGGAATTCGCCGAGACGGTGGCGCGCCTCGGAGTCTACTGGATGGCCGTCAACCAAGCGCCCCTGCAGGAGGCCCTGTGA
- a CDS encoding PAS domain S-box protein has protein sequence MTPSLSLLSIEDSEPDFLLVQRSLKQHGVMAEFRRVDNYSDLREALNSGGWDAVLSDYNIPGLDFRQALDFIRTEAPDLPVILISGSIGEEEAMDLLRRGLSDFVLKDRPTRLAGALRHSLETVRVRKAQRVAEAALLESESRFSTIFRSSPLGIALSRKEDSQFVEVNEAFLEIFGKEREEVIGRTPLELGFFLQAEDRERFIERIRAEHRVSNFQFQFLKGEEVRDLLISGEQVQVGGEDLLLGMVSDITPLKTAERGLRASEFRYRNLFENLVEGFAHCRMIFRDDQPVDFEFLAVNPAFGRLSGLFNVVGRRITDVIPGIERDNPELFQVFGEVAQTGMSTQIETYLPALGIWLWITVYRPDEGEFIAVFDNISDRKLAENALRTSEAKFQAVFNVSPVGILLSRLHTGEIIDANPGFLHLMGYRLDEMLGRTTLDLDFWVRPSDREEVLRQIRRTGHVEARDLELKSRSGEILSVTWWTDRVELGGEYALVNLVQDRTARLREEKERQRLEAEVAHAQKLDSLGALAGGVSHDMNNVLAAIMALGSMLKEKHRDDPVLSKYMDTLLHAAGRGRDLVKGLTDFVRKDIPEPKAMNLNDVVRHEAALLNRTTFQKVAVELVLEEGLPEVMGDSSSISNALMNLSVNALDAMPGGGQLMMTTRRGDLGQVELCVRDTGEGMPPDVVKRAMEPFFTTKPPGKGTGLGLALVYSVMKSHGGRVQILSEPGEGTEIILSFPGLIPGAESSKEFLFHESAVQSSLQILLIDDDDLVRHSVPGMLEALGHRVVALPGGRAALQELDGGLSPDLIILDLSMPGMDGEETLERIRLKLPEVPVLLATGYHDERSERILERFVGVDVVMKPFTLMDIKVKLAQLT, from the coding sequence GTGACTCCCTCTCTGAGCCTCCTCTCCATCGAGGACTCGGAGCCCGACTTCCTGCTCGTCCAGCGCAGCCTGAAACAGCACGGAGTGATGGCCGAGTTCCGCCGAGTGGACAACTACTCGGACCTGAGAGAGGCCCTGAACAGCGGTGGCTGGGACGCGGTCCTGTCGGACTACAACATCCCCGGCCTGGATTTCCGCCAGGCCCTGGACTTCATCCGCACCGAAGCGCCGGATCTGCCCGTCATCCTGATTTCCGGCAGCATCGGCGAGGAAGAGGCCATGGACCTCCTCCGCCGCGGGCTGTCGGACTTCGTGCTCAAGGACCGCCCCACCCGCCTGGCCGGGGCCCTCCGCCACAGCCTGGAGACGGTGCGCGTCCGCAAGGCCCAGCGCGTGGCCGAGGCGGCCCTCCTGGAGAGCGAATCCCGCTTCTCCACCATCTTCCGGTCCAGCCCGCTGGGGATCGCCCTCAGCCGGAAGGAGGACTCCCAGTTCGTGGAAGTCAACGAGGCCTTCCTGGAAATCTTCGGAAAGGAGCGAGAGGAGGTCATCGGCCGGACGCCGTTGGAGCTGGGATTCTTCCTCCAGGCGGAGGACCGGGAGCGCTTCATCGAGCGCATCCGGGCCGAGCATCGGGTCAGCAACTTCCAATTCCAGTTCCTCAAGGGCGAAGAGGTGCGGGACCTGCTGATCTCCGGCGAGCAGGTGCAGGTGGGCGGCGAGGATCTGCTCCTCGGGATGGTCTCGGACATCACGCCCCTCAAGACCGCGGAGCGCGGCCTGCGGGCCAGCGAATTCCGCTACCGGAACCTGTTCGAGAACCTGGTGGAGGGCTTCGCCCACTGCCGGATGATCTTCCGCGACGACCAGCCCGTGGATTTCGAATTCCTGGCCGTCAACCCGGCCTTCGGCCGCCTCAGCGGGCTGTTCAACGTCGTGGGGCGCCGCATCACCGACGTCATTCCCGGGATCGAGCGGGACAATCCGGAACTGTTCCAGGTCTTCGGCGAAGTCGCCCAGACGGGGATGTCCACCCAGATCGAGACCTACCTTCCCGCCCTCGGCATCTGGCTGTGGATCACCGTCTACCGCCCCGACGAAGGCGAGTTCATCGCGGTGTTCGACAACATCTCCGACCGGAAGCTGGCCGAGAACGCCCTCCGCACCAGCGAGGCCAAGTTCCAGGCCGTGTTCAACGTCTCCCCCGTGGGGATCCTGCTCAGCCGCCTGCACACCGGCGAGATCATCGACGCCAATCCCGGCTTCCTCCACCTGATGGGCTACCGCCTGGACGAGATGCTGGGACGCACCACCCTGGACCTCGACTTCTGGGTCCGCCCCAGCGACCGCGAGGAGGTGCTCCGCCAGATCCGCCGCACGGGCCACGTGGAAGCCCGGGACCTGGAACTCAAGAGCCGCTCCGGCGAGATCCTGTCGGTCACCTGGTGGACCGATCGCGTGGAATTGGGCGGGGAGTACGCCCTGGTGAACCTCGTCCAGGACCGCACGGCCCGCCTGAGGGAGGAGAAGGAACGCCAGCGGCTGGAGGCCGAAGTGGCGCACGCCCAGAAGCTGGATTCCCTGGGCGCCCTCGCCGGCGGCGTCTCCCACGACATGAACAACGTCCTGGCCGCCATCATGGCCCTGGGCTCCATGCTGAAGGAGAAGCACCGCGACGATCCCGTCCTGTCGAAGTACATGGATACCCTTCTCCACGCCGCCGGCCGCGGGCGCGACCTGGTGAAGGGGCTCACGGACTTCGTCCGCAAGGACATCCCCGAACCCAAGGCCATGAACCTCAACGACGTGGTCCGCCACGAGGCGGCCCTCCTGAACCGCACCACCTTCCAGAAGGTGGCCGTGGAGCTGGTTCTGGAAGAAGGCCTGCCGGAGGTGATGGGCGATTCCAGCTCCATCTCCAACGCGCTGATGAACCTCAGCGTCAACGCCCTCGACGCCATGCCCGGCGGCGGACAGTTGATGATGACCACCCGGCGCGGAGACCTGGGACAGGTGGAGCTGTGCGTCCGGGACACCGGCGAGGGCATGCCGCCCGACGTGGTCAAGCGGGCCATGGAGCCCTTCTTCACCACGAAGCCCCCCGGAAAGGGCACCGGCCTGGGCCTGGCGCTGGTCTACAGCGTGATGAAATCCCACGGGGGGCGGGTGCAGATCCTCAGCGAACCCGGCGAGGGCACCGAGATCATCCTGTCCTTCCCCGGGCTCATCCCCGGGGCGGAGAGTTCCAAGGAGTTCCTCTTCCATGAATCCGCCGTCCAGTCCTCCCTCCAGATCCTGCTGATCGACGACGACGACCTCGTCCGCCATTCGGTCCCGGGGATGCTGGAAGCCCTCGGTCACCGGGTGGTGGCCCTCCCCGGCGGGCGGGCAGCCCTGCAGGAACTCGACGGCGGCCTGTCGCCCGACCTGATCATCCTCGACCTGAGCATGCCTGGCATGGATGGCGAGGAGACCCTGGAGCGCATCCGGCTCAAGCTGCCCGAGGTGCCCGTCCTGCTGGCGACCGGCTACCACGACGAGCGCAGCGAGCGGATCCTGGAGCGCTTCGTGGGCGTGGACGTGGTGATGAAGCCCTTCACCCTCATGGACATCAAGGTCAAGCTGGCCCAGCTGACCTAG
- a CDS encoding alpha/beta fold hydrolase, giving the protein MGLALENHPYPHPVHFFPVMIEGQDLRMAYMDVAPTGRANGQAVVLLHGKNFFGAYWAGTIRALTEAGYRVVVPDQIGFGKSAKADIHYSFELLAQTTKRLLDHLGIPKAAVVGHSMGGMLAVRFALMHPDATAKLVLENPIGLEDYRGKVPFASVDASYRSMVAPTREGLERFYRGYFATWKPDFGVWADLAWRATFSGEWPRAARASALTYDMIYTQPVVQDLPRLAVPTLLVIGQADRTVVGRDAVSPEVLATLGRYPELGRRAQAAIPGARLMELQGVGHIPHLEAAEPFHAALLEFLK; this is encoded by the coding sequence TTGGGCCTCGCCTTGGAGAACCATCCCTATCCCCATCCCGTCCATTTCTTTCCGGTGATGATCGAGGGACAGGACCTGCGGATGGCGTACATGGACGTGGCGCCCACGGGACGGGCGAACGGGCAGGCGGTGGTGCTGCTCCACGGGAAGAACTTCTTCGGGGCGTACTGGGCGGGGACGATCCGGGCGCTGACGGAGGCAGGGTATCGGGTGGTGGTGCCGGACCAGATCGGGTTCGGCAAGTCGGCGAAGGCGGACATCCACTACAGCTTCGAGCTGCTGGCGCAGACGACGAAGCGGCTGCTGGACCACCTGGGCATTCCCAAAGCGGCGGTGGTGGGGCATTCCATGGGCGGGATGCTGGCAGTCCGGTTCGCGCTGATGCATCCGGACGCCACGGCGAAGCTGGTGCTGGAGAATCCCATCGGGTTGGAGGACTACCGCGGGAAGGTGCCGTTCGCGTCCGTGGACGCCAGCTACCGGAGCATGGTGGCGCCGACGCGGGAGGGATTGGAGCGCTTCTACCGCGGCTACTTCGCCACCTGGAAGCCGGACTTCGGCGTGTGGGCGGACCTGGCGTGGCGGGCCACCTTCAGCGGCGAGTGGCCCCGGGCGGCGCGGGCCTCGGCGCTGACCTACGACATGATCTACACCCAGCCGGTGGTGCAGGATCTTCCGCGGCTGGCGGTGCCCACGCTGCTGGTGATCGGACAGGCGGATCGCACCGTGGTGGGCCGGGACGCGGTGTCGCCGGAGGTGCTGGCGACCCTCGGACGCTACCCGGAGCTGGGCCGCCGCGCCCAGGCCGCGATCCCCGGCGCCCGGCTGATGGAGCTGCAAGGCGTGGGGCACATCCCCCACCTGGAGGCGGCGGAGCCGTTCCACGCCGCGCTGTTGGAGTTCCTGAAGTAG
- a CDS encoding molybdenum cofactor biosynthesis protein MoaE: protein MIPFISVQKAPLDPNALRTVTADPRAGAFVLFEGRVRDHHAGRAVAELAYEAYVPMAEKELARLRDEAIERHGLLRCAVHHRIGCVPIGEPAVLVAVASVHRAEAFEAAAWLMDEIKRRVPIWKRETYGDGSESWVDCAYP, encoded by the coding sequence ATGATTCCCTTCATTTCCGTCCAGAAAGCGCCTCTGGACCCCAACGCTTTACGAACTGTCACGGCGGATCCCCGCGCGGGGGCCTTCGTGCTGTTCGAGGGCCGCGTCCGCGACCACCACGCGGGGCGGGCTGTGGCCGAACTGGCCTACGAGGCCTACGTCCCCATGGCCGAAAAGGAACTGGCCCGCCTGCGCGACGAGGCCATCGAGCGCCACGGCCTGCTGCGCTGCGCCGTCCACCACCGCATCGGTTGCGTCCCCATCGGCGAACCCGCGGTTCTCGTGGCCGTCGCCTCCGTCCACCGCGCCGAGGCCTTCGAGGCCGCCGCGTGGCTGATGGACGAGATCAAGCGGCGCGTCCCCATCTGGAAGCGGGAGACCTACGGGGATGGCTCCGAGAGCTGGGTGGACTGCGCCTACCCGTAG
- the lat gene encoding L-lysine 6-transaminase gives MSSLPVDPTAVFDTLRRHMLVDGFHLVMDLEKSHGSWIVDARDGRKYLDFYTFFATTPLGHNHPRLREAAFVRHLGEIAVNKPANSDIYTTAFAEWVEAFGTHVAPDYLPCLFWIDGGSLAVENALKVAFDWKVRKNLAAGKGEKGSQVLHFREAFHGRSGYTLSLTNTADPRKHQYFPKFPWPRIPNPKLTFPVDPATAEAAEAEAVAAIEAAVARDPDDIACLIVEPIQGEGGDNHFRGEFLAKLRVLADRHDFLLIFDEVQTGFGATGKWWAHQWFDVKPDLISFGKKAQTCGIAAGPRLNEAGGVFKVPSRINSTWGGNLVDMVRGTRIIDIIREENLLDHGVKQGERLLKGLQEIHRDFPETTSNPRGRGLFCALDLATPELRNAVVAKGHDLGMMILSTGVQGLRFRPAMNLSTEDLDLGVELLRRAVSEVTATSPTLVG, from the coding sequence ATGTCCAGCCTGCCCGTCGATCCGACCGCCGTCTTCGACACCCTGCGCCGCCACATGCTGGTGGACGGGTTCCACCTGGTAATGGACCTGGAAAAATCCCACGGCTCCTGGATCGTGGACGCCCGTGACGGGCGGAAGTATCTCGACTTCTACACCTTCTTCGCCACGACGCCCCTAGGGCACAACCATCCCCGCCTGCGGGAGGCGGCCTTCGTCCGCCACCTGGGCGAGATCGCCGTCAACAAGCCCGCGAACTCCGACATCTACACCACGGCCTTCGCCGAATGGGTGGAGGCCTTCGGGACCCACGTGGCGCCGGACTACCTGCCCTGCCTCTTCTGGATCGACGGCGGGTCCCTGGCGGTGGAGAACGCCCTGAAGGTGGCCTTCGACTGGAAGGTGCGGAAGAACCTGGCCGCGGGCAAGGGCGAGAAGGGCTCCCAGGTCCTCCATTTCCGCGAAGCCTTCCACGGCCGCAGCGGCTACACCTTGAGCCTCACCAACACCGCCGATCCCCGGAAGCATCAGTACTTCCCCAAATTCCCCTGGCCCCGGATCCCCAATCCCAAGCTGACCTTCCCCGTGGATCCCGCCACGGCGGAAGCGGCCGAAGCCGAGGCCGTCGCCGCCATCGAAGCGGCCGTGGCGCGGGACCCCGACGACATCGCGTGCCTCATCGTCGAGCCCATCCAGGGCGAGGGCGGGGACAACCACTTCCGCGGGGAATTCCTCGCGAAGCTGCGCGTCCTGGCGGACCGTCATGATTTCCTGCTGATCTTCGACGAAGTGCAAACGGGCTTCGGCGCCACGGGCAAGTGGTGGGCCCACCAGTGGTTCGATGTGAAGCCCGACCTCATCAGCTTCGGCAAGAAGGCCCAGACCTGCGGGATCGCCGCGGGCCCGCGCCTGAACGAGGCGGGCGGCGTGTTCAAGGTGCCCAGCCGCATCAACAGCACCTGGGGCGGAAACCTCGTGGACATGGTGCGGGGCACGCGGATCATCGACATCATCCGCGAGGAGAACCTGCTGGACCACGGCGTGAAGCAGGGCGAGCGCCTGCTGAAGGGCCTTCAGGAGATCCACCGGGACTTCCCGGAGACCACCTCCAATCCCCGCGGTCGCGGCCTGTTCTGCGCCCTGGACCTCGCCACGCCCGAACTGCGCAACGCCGTGGTGGCCAAGGGCCACGACCTGGGAATGATGATCCTCTCCACCGGCGTGCAGGGCCTGCGCTTCCGCCCCGCCATGAACCTCAGCACCGAGGATCTGGACCTGGGCGTGGAACTGCTCCGGCGCGCGGTTTCCGAAGTGACCGCCACCTCGCCTACTCTGGTGGGATGA
- the rnhA gene encoding ribonuclease HI, translating to MKVELYCDGACLGNPGPGGWGYLLRVRLAAGVQEREDSGPEGGTTNNRMELMAAIRGLEALTRPCQVVLHSDSQYVVKGITSWLKDWKRRDWKKADGKPVINADLWQALDAQLARHHVEAKWVRGHAGHAENERVDRLANDAAHRA from the coding sequence ATGAAGGTCGAACTCTACTGCGATGGTGCGTGTCTCGGAAACCCCGGTCCCGGCGGCTGGGGGTACCTCCTCCGGGTGCGCTTGGCGGCTGGCGTCCAGGAGCGGGAGGATTCCGGCCCCGAAGGCGGCACCACCAACAACCGGATGGAGCTGATGGCGGCCATCCGCGGGCTGGAAGCACTCACCCGCCCCTGCCAGGTGGTGCTCCACAGCGACAGCCAGTACGTGGTGAAGGGCATCACCTCCTGGCTGAAGGACTGGAAGCGCCGCGACTGGAAGAAGGCGGACGGCAAGCCCGTCATCAATGCCGACCTGTGGCAGGCCCTGGACGCCCAGTTGGCGCGGCATCACGTCGAGGCGAAGTGGGTGCGGGGCCACGCCGGACATGCGGAGAACGAGCGGGTGGACCGCCTCGCCAACGACGCCGCCCACCGGGCCTGA
- a CDS encoding TonB family protein, whose amino-acid sequence MGTYTRLGSYLLASELTSDPFGGVHRAVALAGGNFDRHVLVRTFSEELFQAGMNTRLPEAGRVVPLLGGARVYGLGYRLEGGKTPHVAWDYVPGRSLAQLIEKAKLEQIPFGVDHALTVIQGVAQAIVQMQAKGVSHGVLSPHSVWVSFEGAVQVMDAPYAPLMASLLAKAPAAQRKLAPYLQGAANDGLQQDLFALGAVLYELLTFEPLPVGGDLQGALDRATLKAAQEDAPIPAEIRAFLGRLLLGRQPFPTVEAFNAELERVLYDGEYSPTTFNMAFFMHTLFREENDRDAAAMKAEQGDNYLAYTAAGETLRSGANRAEHIDGHAEVQQKNRTLLIGGSIGAVVILGLGYLLFGRTPKLDPAIQQQLAELRQLKVQMEQQKADLDARAKAETERTTQLQKQLSETKSVEERAKLQKQLEEAQARKLEVERQQKLAEQRLAEQKAAEQKLAEQKKLPESPSVPVLPPPESPKPQPMQETQRPAAAQVPTPQQTAPQSVASAVTNDQAARVTTQVAPAFPLRAVQMRWETNLDHTVRLKVFVGEQGQPLKVSVVEGVAGAYGFDEAAIEAANKSAFAPATRDGKPVRGWTPEIIYRFPRRR is encoded by the coding sequence ATGGGCACCTATACGCGCCTCGGGTCCTATCTGCTGGCTTCGGAGCTGACCAGCGATCCCTTCGGGGGCGTCCACCGCGCCGTGGCCCTCGCCGGCGGGAATTTCGATCGCCACGTCCTGGTGCGGACGTTCTCGGAGGAGCTGTTCCAGGCGGGCATGAACACGCGCCTGCCCGAGGCCGGTCGCGTAGTGCCCCTGCTGGGCGGCGCGCGCGTCTACGGCCTGGGCTACCGCCTGGAGGGCGGGAAGACGCCGCACGTGGCCTGGGATTACGTGCCCGGGCGCAGCCTGGCGCAGCTCATCGAGAAGGCGAAGCTGGAGCAGATCCCCTTCGGCGTGGACCACGCCCTCACGGTGATCCAGGGCGTGGCCCAGGCCATCGTCCAGATGCAGGCCAAGGGCGTCTCCCACGGCGTGCTCAGCCCCCACAGCGTGTGGGTGAGCTTCGAGGGCGCCGTCCAGGTGATGGATGCGCCTTACGCGCCCCTCATGGCGAGCCTGCTGGCCAAGGCTCCCGCCGCCCAGCGGAAGCTGGCGCCCTACCTCCAGGGCGCCGCCAACGACGGGCTGCAGCAGGATCTTTTCGCCCTGGGGGCGGTGCTCTACGAACTGCTGACCTTCGAGCCGCTGCCGGTGGGCGGCGACCTGCAGGGCGCCCTGGATCGCGCCACGCTGAAGGCCGCGCAGGAGGACGCCCCGATCCCCGCGGAGATCCGGGCCTTCCTGGGCCGGCTGCTCCTCGGCCGCCAGCCCTTCCCCACGGTGGAGGCGTTCAACGCGGAGCTGGAGCGGGTGCTCTACGACGGAGAGTACAGCCCCACCACCTTCAACATGGCCTTCTTCATGCACACCCTGTTCCGGGAGGAGAACGACCGGGACGCCGCCGCCATGAAGGCGGAGCAGGGGGATAACTACCTGGCCTACACCGCGGCGGGCGAGACGCTGCGCAGCGGCGCCAACCGCGCGGAGCACATCGACGGTCATGCCGAGGTCCAGCAGAAGAACCGGACCCTCCTCATCGGCGGGAGCATCGGCGCGGTGGTGATCCTGGGGCTGGGCTACCTCCTCTTCGGGCGGACGCCGAAGCTGGATCCGGCCATCCAGCAGCAGCTCGCCGAGCTTCGCCAGCTGAAGGTCCAGATGGAGCAGCAGAAGGCCGACCTCGATGCCCGGGCCAAGGCCGAAACCGAGCGCACCACCCAGCTGCAGAAGCAGCTGAGCGAGACGAAGTCGGTGGAAGAGCGGGCCAAGCTGCAGAAGCAGCTCGAAGAGGCCCAGGCGCGGAAGCTGGAGGTGGAGCGCCAGCAGAAGCTCGCCGAGCAGCGATTGGCGGAGCAGAAGGCCGCTGAGCAGAAGCTGGCGGAGCAGAAGAAGCTTCCCGAGAGCCCGTCGGTGCCGGTGCTGCCGCCGCCCGAATCGCCCAAGCCCCAGCCCATGCAGGAGACCCAGCGCCCCGCGGCCGCGCAGGTCCCCACCCCCCAGCAGACGGCCCCGCAGTCGGTCGCGTCCGCGGTCACCAACGACCAGGCGGCGCGCGTCACGACCCAGGTGGCGCCGGCCTTCCCCCTGCGGGCCGTCCAGATGCGCTGGGAGACCAACCTGGATCACACCGTCCGCCTGAAGGTGTTCGTCGGCGAGCAGGGCCAGCCCCTGAAGGTCTCCGTGGTCGAAGGCGTGGCCGGCGCCTACGGGTTCGACGAGGCCGCCATCGAAGCGGCGAACAAGTCCGCCTTCGCGCCCGCCACCCGCGACGGAAAGCCCGTCCGCGGCTGGACGCCGGAGATCATCTACCGCTTCCCGCGCCGGCGCTGA